The proteins below come from a single Tsuneonella deserti genomic window:
- a CDS encoding Crp/Fnr family transcriptional regulator yields MTFTPKNEILAELEPAVALRFAPHFERVTLSRGEVLQETGTEVQWVWFPEDTLICMASESVEGETVSGGMVGRNGAFGAFEACGSRLSYARALVQIGGDAWRMRDSHYRELFDQSSNLRTAIHKHVEALIIEARQLVACTAIHRVEHRMCRVLLDASARSHRGAHLTLTQEELANILGVQRSTIAVTSSALQRSGLIRSRRGSIDILDFPRLEAAACSCRRTIAYAQQEVLESTAQVCEG; encoded by the coding sequence ATGACATTTACTCCCAAGAACGAAATCCTCGCCGAACTCGAGCCCGCGGTGGCGCTCCGCTTTGCACCCCATTTCGAGCGCGTGACGCTCAGCCGCGGGGAAGTGCTCCAGGAGACCGGCACCGAGGTGCAATGGGTCTGGTTTCCCGAGGACACGCTGATCTGCATGGCCTCCGAAAGCGTCGAAGGCGAAACCGTGAGCGGCGGGATGGTCGGGCGAAACGGCGCGTTCGGCGCGTTCGAGGCCTGCGGCAGCCGCCTGAGCTATGCCCGCGCGCTGGTGCAGATCGGCGGCGATGCCTGGCGCATGCGCGACAGCCACTACCGCGAGCTGTTCGACCAGTCGTCGAACCTGCGCACGGCGATCCACAAGCATGTCGAGGCGCTGATCATCGAGGCGCGCCAGCTCGTGGCCTGCACCGCGATCCACCGGGTCGAGCACCGCATGTGCCGGGTCCTGCTCGATGCCTCGGCGCGCAGCCACCGGGGCGCCCACCTGACGCTCACCCAGGAGGAGCTCGCCAACATCCTCGGCGTCCAGCGCTCGACGATCGCCGTCACCTCCTCGGCGCTCCAGCGCAGCGGCCTGATCCGCAGCCGGCGCGGCAGCATCGACATCCTCGATTTCCCGCGGCTCGAGGCGGCCGCCTGCTCGTGCCGCCGGACGATCGCCTACGCGCAGCAGGAAGTGCTCGAATCGACCGCCCAGGTCTGCGAGGGCTGA
- a CDS encoding ATPase domain-containing protein: MEFSYLPTALIPTGVPGLDPILDGGYAENRVHLVEGQPGSGKTSMALQFLMDGARQGELGLYVTLSETKAELCAVAASHGWTFEGIEIFEMVPPELSLDPNAQQTVFYSSEVELGETVRMVMAEVERVKPKRLVFDSLSEIRLLSQGSLRYRRQVLALKHFFLKMGCTVLMLDDLTSEQDDLNLHSISHGVLRLEQLAALYGAERRRIRCIKMRGVKFRGGYHDFTIERGGLRVYPRLVAAEHHVDFAADVIGSGVAALDALVGGGLDRGTSTLIIGPSGSGKSSLSLQFVYAALQRGEPALVLVFDEVRSVFLRRAQGMGFELQPFLDQGLLHLRQIDPAELTPGELTACVRDSVEGHGVRVVVLDSLSGYLNAMPEEHFMMLQMHEMLSYLNQQGIVTILVLAQHGMVGHMASPVDLTYLSDSVIMLRFFESGGKLRRALSVLKKRTGHHEETIREYRISSHGVAVGEALTEFQGVLTGVPTYLGAESDLLEEAAGREG; the protein is encoded by the coding sequence ATGGAATTTTCGTACCTTCCCACCGCCCTCATTCCGACGGGGGTGCCGGGACTCGATCCGATCCTGGATGGGGGGTACGCTGAAAACCGTGTGCACCTGGTCGAGGGCCAGCCCGGCTCGGGCAAGACCAGCATGGCGCTCCAGTTCCTGATGGACGGGGCCCGGCAAGGCGAGCTCGGGCTCTACGTCACGCTGTCGGAGACCAAGGCCGAGCTCTGCGCGGTGGCCGCCAGCCACGGCTGGACGTTCGAGGGCATCGAGATCTTCGAAATGGTCCCGCCCGAGCTCTCGCTCGATCCCAATGCCCAGCAGACGGTGTTCTACTCGTCCGAGGTGGAACTCGGCGAGACGGTGCGGATGGTCATGGCCGAGGTCGAAAGGGTCAAGCCCAAGCGGCTGGTGTTCGACAGCCTGTCCGAAATCCGCCTGCTCTCGCAAGGGTCGCTGCGCTACCGCCGCCAGGTCCTCGCGCTCAAGCACTTCTTCCTTAAGATGGGCTGCACGGTGCTGATGCTCGACGACCTGACGAGCGAGCAGGACGACCTCAACCTCCACAGCATCAGCCACGGGGTGCTGCGCCTCGAGCAGCTCGCGGCGCTCTACGGCGCCGAACGACGGCGCATCCGCTGCATCAAGATGCGCGGGGTCAAGTTCCGCGGCGGCTACCATGACTTCACGATCGAGCGCGGCGGCCTGCGTGTCTATCCGCGGCTGGTCGCCGCCGAGCACCATGTCGATTTCGCCGCGGACGTGATCGGTAGCGGGGTGGCGGCGCTCGACGCGCTCGTCGGCGGCGGGCTCGACCGCGGCACCAGCACGCTGATCATCGGCCCTTCGGGTTCGGGCAAGTCGTCGCTTTCGCTGCAGTTCGTCTATGCCGCGCTCCAGCGCGGCGAGCCTGCGCTGGTCCTCGTCTTCGACGAAGTGCGCAGCGTGTTCCTGAGGCGGGCGCAAGGCATGGGCTTCGAACTCCAGCCGTTCCTCGACCAAGGCCTGCTGCACTTGCGGCAGATCGATCCCGCCGAACTGACGCCGGGGGAGCTGACCGCTTGCGTGCGCGATTCCGTCGAGGGACACGGCGTGCGCGTCGTCGTGCTCGACAGCCTCAGCGGCTATCTCAACGCCATGCCCGAAGAGCATTTCATGATGCTCCAGATGCACGAGATGCTTTCGTACCTGAACCAGCAGGGCATCGTGACGATTCTCGTCCTCGCCCAGCACGGCATGGTCGGGCACATGGCGAGTCCGGTCGACCTGACCTACCTCAGCGATTCCGTCATCATGCTGCGGTTCTTCGAATCCGGCGGCAAGCTGCGCCGTGCGCTGTCCGTCCTGAAGAAGCGCACGGGCCATCACGAGGAGACCATTCGCGAGTACCGGATCAGTTCGCACGGGGTCGCAGTCGGCGAGGCGCTGACCGAGTTCCAGGGGGTTCTGACCGGCGTTCCCACTTATCTCGGCGCGGAATCCGACCTTCTTGAAGAGGCGGCGGGGCGTGAGGGGTGA
- a CDS encoding ATP-binding protein — translation MRGETRVLIWAPVGRDGPVIERLLAGAGIACLPCGGVAELLSRLDGAAGAVIAQEGLGGADLLAIDAWVKAQPSWSDFPFVLLAHRGGAIDRQVVDLLGNATVLERPISQTALISAVRSACRARTRQFEAGEQVAEQLRMREALAEETRTLGILNALGAQLNAELDLERVVQAVTDAGVALTGAEFGAFFYNLVDEKGESYTLYTLSGVPRSKFEGFPMPRNTEVFAPTFSGEGVVRSGDITKDPRYGRNVPRSGMPEGHLPVRSYLAVPVMSRSGEDLGGLFFGHSKTDVFGEPAERIMLGVAGQAAVAIDNVRLFVAEQRELEERRRAEAELQRQRDEFLTLADNISSLCWLAYGDGTIFWYNLRWHEFTGGSAERAREWESAHDPEILLEVRRRWQHSLETGERFEMRFPLRRHDGEWREFLCRIVPIRDEAGQIYRWCGTHADITEQRAVEAALEIRVAERTVELQRALTRLEEEAAERERVEDALRQSQKLEAIGQLTGGVAHDFNNLLTVILSGVDALRRPELSEARRQRYINAIAETAERAAKLTSQLLAFARRQPLHETVFDAADNVSRIVEMLTTVVGARVALRTELKLSPAPVKADLVQFETALVNMAVNARDAMNGEGSIVLTVEESAEIPAMRAHPAVPGRFIAVSIADSGTGLAPDQVDRIFEPFYTTKEVGKGTGLGLSQVYGFARQSGGNVRVESKPGQGATFTMYLPRASDEAVPAAPDARAEAPGGTGSGRILVVEDNENVGEHAAQLLNDLGYETVLVPDAQHALDILENGHEPFDLVLTDVVMPGGISGLDLAKRLARSHRALPVVLTSGYSDVLVDEGTSEVELLRKPYSMDTLASLVRRVIKAN, via the coding sequence GTGAGGGGTGAGACGCGAGTCCTGATTTGGGCTCCGGTCGGGCGCGACGGCCCGGTCATCGAACGGCTTCTCGCCGGCGCGGGAATCGCATGCCTGCCGTGCGGCGGGGTGGCGGAGCTCCTGTCGCGGCTGGACGGTGCGGCCGGGGCCGTCATTGCCCAGGAGGGGCTCGGCGGCGCGGACCTCCTGGCGATCGATGCCTGGGTCAAGGCGCAGCCGAGCTGGTCGGATTTCCCGTTCGTGCTCTTGGCGCACCGCGGCGGGGCGATTGACCGGCAGGTCGTCGACCTGCTCGGCAACGCGACCGTGCTCGAACGGCCGATCAGCCAGACCGCACTTATCTCCGCAGTGCGCTCGGCGTGCCGCGCGCGCACCCGCCAGTTCGAGGCGGGCGAGCAGGTCGCCGAGCAGCTGCGCATGCGCGAGGCGCTGGCCGAGGAAACCCGCACGCTCGGGATCCTCAACGCGCTCGGGGCGCAGCTCAACGCCGAGCTCGACCTCGAACGCGTGGTGCAGGCGGTCACCGATGCGGGCGTCGCGCTGACCGGCGCCGAGTTCGGCGCGTTCTTCTACAACCTCGTCGACGAGAAGGGCGAATCCTACACGCTCTATACCCTGTCGGGGGTGCCGCGCAGCAAGTTCGAGGGCTTTCCGATGCCCCGCAACACCGAGGTGTTCGCGCCGACCTTCTCGGGCGAAGGGGTCGTGCGCTCGGGGGACATCACCAAGGATCCGCGCTACGGGCGCAACGTGCCGCGCTCGGGCATGCCCGAAGGCCACTTGCCGGTCCGCAGCTATCTCGCCGTGCCGGTGATGTCGCGCAGCGGCGAGGACCTGGGCGGGCTGTTCTTCGGCCACTCGAAAACCGATGTCTTCGGCGAGCCCGCCGAGCGGATCATGCTCGGCGTCGCGGGCCAAGCCGCCGTCGCGATCGACAACGTCCGCCTGTTCGTCGCCGAGCAGCGCGAGCTCGAAGAGCGCCGGCGTGCCGAAGCCGAGCTGCAACGACAGCGCGACGAATTCCTGACGCTGGCCGACAATATCTCCTCGCTGTGCTGGCTCGCCTACGGGGACGGCACGATCTTCTGGTACAACCTGCGCTGGCACGAATTCACCGGCGGGAGCGCGGAGCGCGCGCGCGAGTGGGAATCGGCGCATGATCCGGAGATCCTGCTCGAGGTTCGCCGACGCTGGCAGCACTCGCTCGAGACGGGCGAACGCTTCGAAATGCGCTTTCCGCTCCGGCGCCATGACGGCGAGTGGCGCGAGTTTCTCTGCCGCATCGTGCCGATCCGCGACGAGGCGGGGCAGATCTATCGCTGGTGCGGGACGCATGCCGACATCACCGAGCAACGCGCCGTCGAAGCCGCGCTCGAAATCCGCGTCGCGGAGCGCACGGTCGAACTGCAGCGCGCGCTGACGCGGCTCGAGGAGGAAGCGGCCGAGCGCGAGCGGGTCGAGGATGCGCTCAGGCAATCGCAGAAGCTCGAGGCGATCGGCCAGCTGACGGGCGGCGTCGCGCACGACTTCAACAACCTGCTCACCGTGATCCTGTCGGGCGTCGACGCGCTGCGCCGGCCAGAGCTGAGCGAGGCACGCCGGCAGCGCTACATCAACGCGATCGCCGAGACGGCGGAGCGCGCGGCGAAGCTGACGTCGCAGCTGCTGGCATTCGCGCGGCGGCAACCGCTGCACGAGACCGTGTTCGACGCGGCCGACAACGTGAGCCGCATCGTCGAGATGCTGACCACCGTGGTCGGGGCCAGGGTCGCGCTCAGGACCGAGCTCAAGCTTTCGCCGGCGCCGGTCAAGGCCGACCTCGTCCAGTTCGAGACCGCGCTCGTCAACATGGCGGTCAATGCCCGCGACGCGATGAACGGCGAGGGTTCGATCGTCCTCACGGTCGAGGAGAGCGCCGAGATCCCGGCCATGCGGGCGCATCCGGCGGTGCCGGGCCGGTTCATCGCCGTCAGCATCGCCGACAGCGGCACCGGGCTCGCGCCCGACCAGGTCGACCGCATATTCGAGCCGTTCTACACCACCAAGGAAGTCGGCAAGGGTACCGGGCTGGGGCTGAGCCAGGTCTATGGCTTCGCCCGGCAGTCGGGCGGCAACGTGCGCGTCGAAAGCAAGCCCGGGCAAGGCGCGACCTTCACCATGTACTTGCCTCGGGCGTCCGACGAGGCGGTCCCGGCGGCGCCCGACGCGCGGGCCGAGGCGCCCGGCGGGACCGGGAGCGGCCGCATCCTCGTCGTTGAGGACAACGAAAATGTCGGCGAGCATGCCGCGCAGCTGCTGAACGACCTCGGCTACGAGACGGTGCTCGTCCCCGATGCCCAGCACGCGCTCGACATCCTCGAGAACGGACACGAGCCGTTCGACCTCGTCCTCACCGACGTGGTGATGCCGGGCGGGATCAGCGGGCTGGACCTGGCGAAACGGCTGGCGCGGAGTCACCGCGCGCTGCCGGTGGTGCTGACGAGCGGATACAGCGACGTGCTGGTCGACGAAGGTACCAGCGAGGTCGAGCTGCTGCGCAAGCCCTACTCGATGGACACACTCGCGTCGCTGGTGCGGCGCGTGATCAAGGCGAACTGA